From the Pedobacter cryoconitis genome, one window contains:
- a CDS encoding O-acetylhomoserine aminocarboxypropyltransferase/cysteine synthase family protein — MSANYRFETLQLHAGQEIDPTTGSRAVPIYQTTSYGFKSAEHGANLFALKEFGNIYTRLMNPTTDVFEKRVAALEGGVAGLAVASGQAAQFIALNNILEAGDNFVSSPHLYGGSYNQFKVAFKRLGIEVRFAATDDTQDFEAKIDKNTKAIYLESIGNPSFSIPDFEKLSLIAQKYDLPLIVDNTFGAAGYLFKPLEHGAHIVVQSATKWIGGHGTSIGGVIIDGGNYNWGNGKFKQFTSPSEGYHGLVFNDVFGIGSDFGNIQFIIRARVEGLRDFGPAISPFNSFLLIQGLETLSLRVQRHVDNALALATWLENHEAVSKVFYPGLESSPYHQNAKKYLKNGFGAVLSFELHGGKEQAVQFVNELQLVSHLANVGDAKTLIIQPSATTHQQLSDAEQAAAGITPQLLRVSVGIEHIDDIKADFEKAFEKLSSGK, encoded by the coding sequence ATGTCAGCAAATTATAGATTCGAAACATTACAACTTCATGCAGGTCAGGAAATTGACCCAACAACAGGTTCAAGAGCGGTACCTATTTATCAAACTACTTCTTATGGATTTAAAAGTGCCGAACATGGTGCAAACCTATTTGCATTAAAAGAATTCGGTAACATTTATACCCGCTTAATGAATCCTACTACAGACGTTTTCGAGAAACGTGTAGCTGCACTTGAAGGGGGTGTTGCAGGACTTGCAGTTGCCTCAGGACAGGCCGCTCAGTTTATTGCCTTAAACAATATCCTGGAAGCCGGTGATAACTTTGTTTCTTCTCCACATCTTTATGGAGGTAGTTATAATCAATTTAAAGTTGCTTTTAAACGCCTGGGCATAGAAGTAAGATTTGCTGCAACTGATGACACACAAGATTTTGAAGCTAAAATCGATAAAAACACGAAAGCAATCTACCTGGAAAGCATTGGCAACCCATCCTTCAGTATTCCTGATTTCGAAAAGCTTTCGCTGATTGCTCAAAAATATGACCTGCCTTTAATCGTAGACAATACATTCGGTGCTGCCGGTTACTTATTCAAACCCCTGGAACATGGTGCTCACATTGTAGTACAATCTGCTACCAAATGGATTGGCGGACACGGAACAAGTATCGGTGGTGTAATTATAGATGGCGGAAACTATAACTGGGGAAATGGCAAATTCAAACAGTTCACCTCCCCTTCTGAAGGTTACCACGGTCTGGTCTTTAATGATGTATTTGGAATTGGAAGTGACTTTGGAAATATTCAGTTTATTATCCGTGCAAGAGTAGAGGGTTTAAGAGATTTCGGCCCTGCTATTTCACCATTCAACTCGTTTCTTTTAATCCAGGGACTGGAAACTTTATCATTACGCGTTCAAAGACACGTTGACAATGCATTAGCGCTGGCAACCTGGCTGGAAAACCATGAAGCCGTGAGTAAAGTATTTTATCCCGGCCTAGAAAGCAGCCCATATCATCAGAATGCAAAGAAATATCTGAAGAACGGATTTGGTGCTGTACTCTCCTTTGAACTGCATGGCGGCAAAGAACAAGCCGTGCAATTTGTGAATGAGCTGCAACTGGTTAGTCATCTGGCTAACGTAGGTGATGCAAAAACACTGATCATACAACCTTCAGCAACTACGCATCAGCAATTAAGCGATGCCGAACAAGCAGCTGCCGGGATTACACCTCAATTACTAAGAGTATCTGTAGGAATTGAACATATCGATGATATCAAAGCTGATTTCGAAAAAGCTTTTGAAAAATTATCATCAGGAAAATAG
- a CDS encoding trans-sulfuration enzyme family protein encodes MQTETIAIHAGNLTRSTTGDVTPPISLSTTFFRDEQGGYPGGHMYSRVSNPNRSALEKVMADLEKGADACAFSSGNTAGMTLFQALPPGSHIIAPDDMYWGFKKQLQSIFAGILTIDFIDLTTTATLESYIKSNTVMIWVETPSNPLLKITDLKLISTIAKKHKLIFACDSTFASPCFQNPILSGADIVMHSSTKYIGGHSDVLGGMLITATKNEFWDKIRNIQQIGGAVPSPFDCFLLLRSIKTLPYRMRGHAENGMALAKHLAAHPKIEAVYYPGLPSHPQHEVAKKQMSAFGGMLSILVKGDAANAKKVVNKVKLFAQATSLGGVESLIEHRASVEGPDTKTPQNLIRISVGLEHIDDLIADLEQALV; translated from the coding sequence ATGCAGACTGAAACAATTGCTATACACGCCGGAAATTTAACTCGCAGTACCACAGGGGACGTAACCCCTCCTATTAGCCTTTCCACCACATTTTTCAGAGATGAACAAGGTGGCTACCCTGGTGGACATATGTACAGCCGTGTCAGTAATCCGAATCGTTCCGCATTGGAAAAAGTAATGGCTGATCTGGAAAAAGGTGCAGATGCGTGTGCTTTCTCTTCCGGAAATACAGCCGGAATGACCCTTTTTCAGGCCTTACCCCCCGGCAGCCATATTATCGCACCCGATGATATGTACTGGGGATTTAAAAAACAATTACAATCTATCTTTGCCGGTATACTGACCATAGATTTTATTGACCTCACTACCACAGCTACACTGGAAAGTTATATCAAAAGTAATACCGTCATGATCTGGGTAGAAACCCCTTCAAATCCTTTGTTAAAAATCACAGATCTGAAACTGATTTCAACCATAGCTAAAAAACATAAGCTTATTTTTGCCTGCGACAGTACATTTGCTTCTCCATGTTTTCAAAACCCTATTCTATCGGGTGCAGATATCGTGATGCACTCCTCTACTAAATACATCGGTGGTCACAGTGATGTATTGGGTGGTATGCTGATCACAGCCACTAAAAATGAATTCTGGGATAAAATCAGGAATATTCAGCAGATCGGAGGCGCAGTACCCTCTCCTTTTGATTGTTTTTTACTCTTAAGAAGTATCAAAACATTACCTTATAGAATGCGCGGACATGCAGAGAATGGTATGGCGCTCGCAAAACACCTCGCTGCACACCCAAAAATTGAAGCCGTTTATTATCCAGGGCTGCCTTCACATCCGCAGCATGAAGTCGCAAAAAAGCAAATGAGTGCTTTTGGCGGGATGTTATCTATATTAGTTAAAGGTGATGCTGCAAATGCAAAAAAAGTAGTCAATAAGGTGAAATTATTTGCACAGGCCACAAGCCTTGGAGGCGTGGAGAGCCTGATTGAACACAGAGCATCTGTAGAAGGCCCCGACACTAAAACACCACAGAATTTAATTCGGATATCCGTTGGACTGGAGCATATCGACGACCTGATTGCTGATCTGGAGCAGGCTTTAGTTTAA
- a CDS encoding lipocalin family protein, producing the protein MKRILVIAAILCSSLMVLQGCSPKGATAGASLKRGNVSGTWVLNDVTFDGVPAMNVKSLFNEASYKCFIGSTWKLTNSGNGSYLLPGTADCPTKTQTIFWSVSTADQTFQFKKLYEGDKAKNVTEGYRLILSEATGDRLVLKSPVDYGKNPAYIILNFTKAMK; encoded by the coding sequence ATGAAAAGAATATTAGTTATAGCAGCCATTTTATGTAGTTCATTGATGGTTTTACAGGGCTGTTCACCAAAAGGTGCAACTGCTGGTGCTAGTTTAAAAAGAGGAAATGTATCTGGAACATGGGTACTGAATGATGTTACTTTCGACGGTGTACCTGCAATGAATGTAAAATCTCTTTTTAATGAAGCTTCCTACAAATGTTTTATTGGTAGTACCTGGAAATTAACTAACAGCGGAAACGGTTCTTATTTACTTCCTGGAACTGCTGATTGTCCAACAAAAACACAAACTATTTTCTGGTCAGTAAGTACCGCAGACCAAACTTTCCAGTTTAAGAAATTATATGAAGGTGATAAAGCTAAAAATGTAACTGAAGGCTATAGATTAATCCTTTCTGAGGCAACGGGAGATCGTCTGGTCTTAAAATCGCCTGTAGATTATGGAAAAAATCCAGCTTATATTATCTTGAACTTTACCAAAGCGATGAAATAG
- the mqnE gene encoding aminofutalosine synthase MqnE — protein sequence MDTTAKLTFILDNADLSQELRGIALKVQQKERITFDEGVYLYEHAELGFLGVLANYIREQKHGDKTYFNRNFHIEPTNVCIYTCNFCSYSRLIKNKEDGWEMSVDGMMDILKKYDNEPVTEVHVTGGVVPKQNLEFYADFFRSVKAHRPSLHIKALTPVECYYIFKKAKLSHYDGLKYFKEAGLDSMPGGGAEIFHPEVREKIANDKCTAEQWLDIHEQAHKLGLKTNATMLYGHIEEFKHRVDHMERLRQLQDKTGGFQAFIPLKFRNQNNQMEHVPEVSVVEDLRNYAIARIYLDNFDHIKAYWAMISRQTAQLSLNFGVDDIDGTLDDTTKIYSMAGAEEQTPGMSTRELANLIKQVNRQPIERDTFYNVVTDYTDFVFEEDVKPQYYKLPVIN from the coding sequence ATGGATACGACTGCAAAGCTTACTTTTATACTGGACAATGCTGATTTATCTCAGGAACTGAGAGGGATAGCATTAAAAGTTCAGCAAAAAGAAAGGATCACTTTCGATGAAGGTGTTTATTTATATGAACATGCTGAATTAGGGTTTTTAGGCGTTTTAGCTAATTACATAAGGGAACAAAAGCATGGTGACAAGACTTACTTCAACCGGAATTTTCATATCGAACCTACTAATGTTTGTATATATACCTGCAATTTCTGCTCTTATTCGCGTTTAATCAAGAATAAAGAAGATGGTTGGGAAATGAGTGTAGACGGGATGATGGATATCCTGAAGAAATATGATAATGAGCCGGTAACTGAAGTACACGTTACAGGTGGGGTAGTGCCAAAGCAAAATCTGGAATTCTATGCTGATTTCTTTAGAAGTGTGAAAGCACATCGTCCGTCACTGCATATTAAAGCATTAACGCCGGTTGAGTGTTATTATATTTTCAAAAAAGCTAAACTCAGCCATTATGATGGCTTGAAATATTTCAAAGAGGCCGGCCTGGATTCAATGCCGGGTGGCGGAGCGGAAATCTTTCATCCGGAAGTCAGAGAAAAGATTGCAAATGATAAATGTACTGCTGAACAATGGCTTGATATTCATGAGCAGGCACATAAACTGGGTTTAAAAACGAATGCGACTATGTTATATGGTCATATTGAAGAATTTAAGCACCGGGTTGACCATATGGAGCGTTTGCGCCAGTTGCAGGATAAAACAGGCGGTTTCCAGGCATTTATTCCGCTTAAGTTCAGAAATCAGAATAACCAGATGGAACATGTTCCTGAGGTTTCTGTGGTAGAAGATTTAAGGAATTATGCGATTGCGCGTATCTACCTTGATAACTTTGATCATATCAAAGCTTATTGGGCAATGATCAGCCGTCAGACTGCCCAGTTATCTTTAAACTTTGGTGTAGATGATATCGATGGTACACTGGATGACACGACAAAGATTTATTCGATGGCAGGTGCTGAAGAGCAGACGCCAGGAATGAGTACACGTGAACTGGCTAACCTGATTAAACAGGTGAACCGTCAGCCGATAGAAAGGGATACCTTTTATAATGTAGTTACAGATTATACAGATTTTGTTTTTGAGGAAGATGTTAAGCCTCAGTACTATAAGCTCCCTGTTATTAATTAA
- a CDS encoding histidine phosphatase family protein, translating to MDKEIYIIRHGETELNKQGIIQGRGIDSDLNATGRAQAAAFYELYKDVPFDKVYTSVLKRTQQTVQQFIDAGLPWEKHTELDELAWGEFEGQHTSELVIGAFKDITEKWQAGDYDAHFTGGESPADVAIRLKEIVEVIKSRTDEKLILICMHGRSLRLLMCLLTNKPLSEMYDFPHQNTGLYRLDLTGDTFTVLTQNNTDHLNV from the coding sequence ATGGATAAGGAAATATATATCATCCGTCATGGAGAGACGGAGCTGAATAAACAAGGAATTATACAGGGCAGAGGAATAGACAGCGATTTAAACGCTACCGGAAGAGCTCAGGCTGCTGCATTTTATGAGTTGTACAAAGACGTACCTTTTGATAAAGTTTACACTTCTGTACTTAAACGTACACAACAAACTGTTCAGCAGTTTATTGATGCGGGGCTTCCCTGGGAGAAACATACGGAACTGGATGAGCTGGCCTGGGGAGAGTTTGAAGGACAACATACCAGTGAACTGGTGATCGGAGCTTTCAAAGATATCACTGAAAAGTGGCAGGCAGGAGATTATGATGCGCATTTTACCGGAGGCGAAAGCCCGGCAGATGTAGCGATAAGATTAAAGGAGATTGTGGAAGTTATCAAATCCAGAACTGATGAAAAGTTAATCCTGATTTGTATGCACGGGCGTTCTTTGCGCCTGCTCATGTGTTTGTTAACAAACAAGCCACTTTCCGAAATGTATGACTTTCCGCATCAGAACACAGGTCTTTACAGACTTGATTTAACGGGGGATACCTTTACGGTTCTTACCCAAAACAATACCGACCATTTAAACGTATAA
- a CDS encoding menaquinone biosynthetic enzyme MqnA/MqnD family protein — protein MNKIRISAVAYTNTKPFIYGINHSDVLNQIDLSLDIPSDCAAKLIDGTVDVGLIPVAAIPQVPNANIISDYCIGSVGAVNSVFIFSNVPVSEIRTLRLDSHSRTSNNLAKVLLKFHFKQEVSYTTDVNAQTDALVLIGDRTFGKKDDYAFVYDMGEEWMNFTGLPFVYAAWVANKVIPEAFINEFNTALKQGLDARKELLKTLPVNPVFDLDDYLMHKLDFELTDKKREALSLFLSYIEQL, from the coding sequence TTGAATAAGATCAGAATTTCTGCCGTTGCCTATACCAATACCAAGCCATTTATCTACGGAATCAATCATTCCGATGTATTAAACCAAATAGATTTAAGTTTAGATATCCCTTCAGATTGTGCCGCCAAGTTAATTGATGGTACTGTTGATGTGGGTTTAATCCCGGTTGCAGCAATTCCGCAGGTACCGAATGCAAATATTATCTCTGATTATTGTATCGGGTCTGTAGGTGCTGTAAATTCTGTATTTATATTCAGTAATGTTCCGGTGAGTGAAATCCGGACTTTGCGTTTGGATAGCCATTCCAGGACTTCAAATAACTTAGCAAAAGTATTGCTGAAATTCCATTTTAAGCAGGAAGTAAGTTATACAACAGACGTTAATGCACAAACTGATGCGCTGGTTTTAATAGGCGACCGTACTTTCGGTAAAAAAGATGATTACGCTTTTGTTTATGATATGGGAGAGGAGTGGATGAACTTCACCGGGCTTCCTTTTGTATACGCAGCCTGGGTTGCCAATAAAGTTATTCCTGAAGCCTTTATAAATGAGTTTAATACGGCTTTGAAGCAAGGACTGGATGCCAGAAAAGAATTGTTGAAAACACTTCCTGTAAATCCTGTTTTTGATCTGGATGATTACCTGATGCATAAGCTGGATTTTGAACTGACGGATAAGAAAAGAGAAGCTTTATCGCTGTTTTTATCTTATATAGAACAGTTGTAG
- the mutS gene encoding DNA mismatch repair protein MutS: MAKDKTKETPLMQQHSAIKAKYPGALLLFRVGDFYETFGEDAIKTSQILGIVLTRRANGTAAYIELAGFPHHSLDTYLSKLVRAGQRVAICDQLEDPKTTKTIVKRGVTELVTPGVAYNDNILSQKSNNYLGAVYFDKAMIGVSFLDISTGEFHVAQGNAEYIDKLLQGFKPTEVIFQKSKRQEFFELFGDKFYTFPMDDWAFTTDYANETLNKHFEVSSLKGFGVDKIQTGIIAAGIVLHYLNETEHRNLKHITAISRLEEDNYMWLDRFTVRNLELVSSANENAMTLFNVLDQTSTPMGARMLHKWIVMPLKELKPIQERLGTVEFMVAHEGLIEEFLTHIKLIGDLERLISKVGLQKCGPRELSQLKKALYHIEEIKDTALTSDNPYLIQLAEQLDPCVSIREKLQRELQEDPPALLIKGNVIADGIDEELDRLRQISSGGKDFLVEIQKREAAKTGIPSLKISFNNVFGYYLEVTHTHKDKVPAEWSRKQTLVNAERYITPELKEYEEQILGAEDKIQQIEVRLYEALMQQVAAYIRPVQLNAFLVAQLDVLLCFAQLAIKNHYVKPEMNVSKVLDIKGGRHPVIEKRLPVGEEYITNDVYLDNDTQQIIIITGPNMSGKSAILRQTGIIVLMAQMGCFVPAKAAHIGLVDKIFTRVGASDNLSSGESTFMVEMNETASILNNISDRSLILLDEIGRGTSTYDGISIAWAIAEFLHTHPSARPKTLFATHYHELNELAGTMNRIRNFNVSIKEVGNKIIFLRKLIPGGSEHSFGIHVAKIAGMPPKLINRANEILKKLEIDRTEGQSIKDSFKKVQNQAYQLHMFAVDDPVLVQIRDMLNNLDVNVLTPVEALLKLDEIQRLIKQ, from the coding sequence TTGGCTAAAGATAAGACGAAAGAAACACCATTAATGCAACAGCACAGTGCGATCAAGGCAAAGTATCCTGGTGCATTATTATTGTTTAGGGTTGGGGATTTTTATGAGACATTTGGCGAGGATGCCATTAAAACCTCTCAGATACTGGGGATTGTTTTAACAAGGAGGGCAAACGGGACTGCTGCTTATATTGAGCTCGCAGGTTTTCCTCATCATTCGCTGGATACTTACCTCTCTAAATTGGTCCGTGCAGGTCAGCGGGTAGCAATTTGTGATCAGCTGGAAGATCCCAAAACAACTAAAACTATTGTAAAACGCGGAGTTACTGAACTGGTGACGCCCGGAGTGGCTTATAATGATAATATTCTTAGCCAGAAATCCAATAACTATTTAGGCGCGGTATACTTTGATAAGGCAATGATTGGCGTCTCATTTCTGGATATTTCCACAGGTGAGTTCCATGTTGCACAAGGTAATGCGGAGTATATAGATAAACTTTTACAAGGTTTTAAGCCTACTGAGGTTATCTTTCAAAAAAGTAAACGTCAGGAATTCTTCGAATTGTTCGGTGATAAATTTTATACTTTCCCGATGGATGACTGGGCTTTTACCACTGATTATGCCAATGAAACTTTAAACAAACATTTTGAGGTTAGTTCTTTAAAGGGTTTTGGTGTAGATAAAATTCAGACTGGTATTATTGCTGCGGGGATTGTATTGCATTACCTGAATGAAACCGAACACCGGAATTTAAAGCATATTACCGCTATTTCCCGTCTGGAAGAGGATAATTATATGTGGCTGGACCGTTTTACGGTCCGCAATCTTGAACTGGTCAGTTCTGCCAATGAAAATGCAATGACGCTTTTCAATGTGCTGGATCAGACTTCTACACCTATGGGGGCCAGGATGCTTCACAAATGGATTGTGATGCCTTTGAAGGAATTAAAACCAATTCAGGAGCGTCTGGGGACCGTTGAATTTATGGTGGCTCATGAAGGATTGATTGAAGAATTCTTAACACATATTAAATTAATTGGTGACCTGGAAAGATTGATCTCTAAGGTTGGTTTGCAGAAATGCGGACCAAGGGAGTTGAGTCAGCTTAAAAAGGCATTGTACCATATTGAAGAAATAAAGGATACGGCTTTAACTTCAGATAATCCATACCTGATTCAGCTTGCAGAGCAACTGGACCCTTGTGTGAGTATCCGTGAAAAACTGCAAAGAGAACTTCAGGAAGACCCTCCTGCTTTATTAATCAAAGGAAATGTAATTGCTGACGGAATTGATGAAGAGCTGGACAGGCTGCGTCAGATTTCATCGGGCGGAAAAGATTTCCTGGTAGAAATTCAGAAACGTGAGGCTGCAAAAACAGGCATTCCTTCGCTGAAGATCTCATTTAATAACGTTTTCGGCTATTATCTGGAAGTCACGCATACCCATAAAGATAAGGTACCTGCGGAATGGAGCCGTAAACAGACCCTTGTGAATGCAGAAAGATATATCACTCCGGAGCTTAAAGAATACGAAGAGCAGATTTTAGGTGCGGAAGATAAGATACAGCAGATCGAAGTGAGGCTTTATGAAGCATTAATGCAACAGGTAGCTGCTTATATCAGGCCGGTTCAGTTGAATGCATTCCTGGTTGCACAACTCGACGTTTTGCTATGTTTTGCACAGTTAGCGATCAAAAATCATTACGTTAAACCGGAAATGAATGTTTCTAAAGTACTTGATATCAAAGGTGGAAGACACCCGGTGATTGAAAAACGCTTACCGGTAGGGGAAGAGTATATTACGAATGATGTTTATCTGGATAACGATACGCAGCAGATTATTATCATTACAGGGCCCAACATGTCGGGTAAGTCTGCGATTTTAAGACAGACTGGTATCATTGTATTAATGGCCCAGATGGGCTGTTTTGTTCCTGCTAAAGCTGCTCATATTGGTCTGGTTGATAAAATCTTTACCAGGGTAGGTGCTTCTGATAACCTTTCTTCAGGAGAGAGTACATTCATGGTAGAAATGAATGAGACTGCCAGTATCCTGAATAATATTTCTGACAGAAGTTTAATCTTACTGGATGAAATTGGCAGGGGTACGAGTACTTATGATGGTATTTCAATTGCCTGGGCGATTGCAGAGTTTTTACACACGCATCCTTCGGCAAGGCCTAAAACATTATTTGCTACGCATTATCATGAGTTGAATGAGCTGGCCGGAACGATGAACCGGATCAGGAATTTCAATGTATCTATTAAAGAAGTTGGCAACAAGATTATCTTTTTGCGTAAACTGATTCCTGGTGGTAGTGAGCATAGTTTTGGTATCCATGTGGCTAAAATAGCGGGTATGCCTCCTAAGCTGATTAACAGGGCCAATGAGATCCTTAAAAAGCTGGAAATAGACAGAACTGAAGGGCAGAGTATTAAAGATAGTTTTAAAAAGGTTCAGAACCAGGCTTACCAGTTGCATATGTTTGCTGTTGATGATCCGGTTCTGGTACAAATAAGAGATATGCTGAACAATCTTGATGTGAATGTACTGACGCCTGTAGAGGCTTTACTGAAACTGGATGAGATTCAGCGATTAATTAAACAATAA
- a CDS encoding C40 family peptidase, with translation MTLRSIRASHLIILLAAMAFLSSCGSRRSTVYKESRGAKAAEAMANVKSKQLYRFITDWTGVRYRLGGLDKRGIDCSGFALLLNKEIYGLNLPRRSKDQADVIKEKNVSQLKEGDLIFFSFGGNGIDHVGVYLNHGFFVHASTTRGVIVDDLSLPAYQRVLVKAGPVKD, from the coding sequence ATGACTTTACGCAGTATCCGCGCCTCTCATTTGATCATACTGTTGGCCGCAATGGCTTTTCTTTCTTCCTGTGGAAGCAGAAGATCAACAGTTTATAAAGAAAGCAGAGGTGCCAAAGCTGCTGAAGCCATGGCGAATGTAAAAAGTAAGCAACTGTACCGTTTCATTACGGATTGGACAGGCGTGAGGTACAGGCTTGGTGGATTAGATAAAAGAGGGATAGATTGTTCAGGATTTGCCTTACTTTTGAATAAGGAGATTTATGGATTAAATTTACCCAGACGGTCTAAAGATCAGGCCGACGTGATTAAAGAAAAAAATGTTTCGCAGCTCAAAGAGGGAGATCTGATCTTTTTCTCTTTCGGGGGCAATGGAATAGACCATGTGGGCGTTTATCTTAATCACGGGTTCTTTGTACATGCTTCTACTACACGTGGTGTGATTGTAGATGATTTAAGCCTGCCTGCTTACCAGCGTGTGCTGGTCAAAGCAGGGCCTGTAAAAGATTAA
- a CDS encoding 3'-5' exonuclease, whose amino-acid sequence MKLNLIRPLAFFDLETTGINVGSDRIVEIAILKAMPDGSELVKTLRVHPDMPIPLQSSLIHGIYDKDIADAPKFNEVAAEIAEFIGDADLAGYNSNRFDIPVLLEEFLRAGVDFDMTGRRFVDVQNVFHQMEQRTLRAAYKFYCDQDIINAHSAEADIKATYHVLLAQLDRYENVDFEDKQGNISQPVKNDVEALHAFTNMNKPVDFAGRMVFNENGEEVFNFGKHKNKTVEQVFDTEPSYYAWMKQGDFPLYTKKKLEEIWTRWNKKKELSRAAKMPATPKPAEAAGNPVKPKPAAAQPRPQQAAGQPRQPAPQPKKEKPAVNVTPDMLEQLKMKFGK is encoded by the coding sequence ATGAAATTAAATCTAATCCGTCCTCTTGCTTTTTTTGATTTGGAAACCACAGGAATTAACGTTGGTTCTGATCGTATCGTTGAAATTGCAATTTTGAAAGCCATGCCAGATGGATCTGAGCTGGTAAAAACATTACGCGTCCACCCGGATATGCCGATCCCTTTGCAATCTTCACTGATTCATGGAATTTACGACAAGGATATTGCTGATGCGCCTAAGTTTAATGAAGTAGCAGCAGAAATTGCTGAGTTTATAGGTGATGCGGATCTTGCAGGTTACAATTCTAATCGTTTTGATATTCCTGTTTTACTGGAAGAATTTTTACGTGCGGGTGTAGATTTTGACATGACCGGAAGAAGATTTGTAGATGTACAGAATGTGTTTCACCAGATGGAGCAGCGTACTTTGCGTGCAGCTTACAAATTCTACTGTGATCAGGATATTATCAATGCACACTCAGCAGAAGCAGATATAAAAGCAACTTACCATGTTTTGCTTGCACAGCTTGACCGATATGAAAATGTAGATTTTGAAGATAAACAAGGTAATATCTCTCAGCCGGTTAAAAATGATGTAGAGGCACTTCATGCTTTTACAAACATGAACAAGCCTGTTGACTTTGCAGGCAGAATGGTGTTCAATGAAAATGGGGAAGAGGTGTTTAATTTCGGAAAGCATAAAAATAAAACTGTAGAGCAGGTATTTGATACTGAGCCAAGTTATTATGCGTGGATGAAACAGGGAGATTTTCCTTTATACACTAAAAAGAAACTGGAAGAGATCTGGACACGCTGGAATAAGAAAAAGGAATTGAGCAGAGCGGCAAAAATGCCGGCAACGCCAAAACCAGCAGAAGCGGCAGGTAATCCTGTAAAACCTAAACCTGCGGCGGCACAACCAAGGCCTCAACAGGCAGCAGGACAACCAAGACAACCCGCTCCACAACCTAAAAAAGAAAAACCAGCAGTTAATGTTACTCCGGACATGCTGGAACAGTTAAAAATGAAATTCGGTAAATAG